The genomic interval AGCCTCCCTTTGCGCTCCTCTAGAACACGGGTTTGGTTAGAGTATACACCTTACATCAGAGGTTTGTCAAGCATTTTTCGCCGACGGGCAGAAAAAATCTAAGGGTTCACGCCATTGGTGCTTCGTCCCCCAGCCTTGCCACCGCCTCCTCTGGAGAACCTACCCGCTGCGCGCCGTTTGCCTGCAGCTGCTCAATCAGCCGCAACGCCTGTCCGCCCGTGAAATCGCGCTCCTGCCAGTCGCAGTCCGCCAGCAGCACTCGCCTGCCCGCCCCCTGCGCCTCCACCACTGCCTGCAGGTTCGCCAGATTGCCATGCCCAAACGCCACCGGCGCCACCACAATCGCCTCCGCCTTCGCCATCGCGTCGCGCAGCAACTGCAGGCTCTCTTCCGAAATCGGGGTAAACGGCGCCTCGCTGATGACCTCTGCGCCCAGCTCCTGTGCCAGTTCCTCATCGCTGTCCAGCAGATGCACCACCCCCACCGACACATGCCACCCTGCCCGCACCAGCGCGCCCATCCACGCCGCCCCCGTGCCGCCGCCGCACACCACGTGCACCCGCCTGCCGTTGCCTGCTCCTGCCTCCACATGCTGGCGCGGGCGGGGCAGCACATGCGGACGCCCCGTTACTGGATTCACGCGGACCCACGCCTCCAGTCCAAACACCCGCGCCAGCAAGGACGGCGTGATGACCTCCGACGGTGTGCCCTCTGCCACCAGTTGCCCTTGACGCAACACCAGCAATCGGTCGCAAAACTCCGACGCCAGGTTGATGTCGTGCAGCGCGGCAAGCACCGTCAAGCCTTCCTCACGGTTTAACTGGCGCAGCAACGACAGCGTACCCACCTGATGCGCCACATCCAGATGCGTCAGCGGCTCGTCTAACAACAGCAGGGAGGTCTCCTGCGCCAGACCCCGCGCCAGCACCACGCGCTGCCGTTCGCCACCGCTCAATGAGCTGAACGCCCGTTCTGATAGGGCGGCACAGTCCGTCCGCTCCATTGCCCGTTGCGCTGCCTGCACGTCCTCCGCACGCTCCTTGCCCCACCAGCCGATGTAGGGCGCGCGCCCCAGCAGCACCACCTCCCACGCGCTGAAACCGAATGCCACCTCCTCCCGCTGGGGTACAAACGCCAGCCGACGCGCCACCTCCTTCGCCCGCAGGCGCGACAACGGCTGCCCATCCAGCCATACCTCCCCTCGCGTGGGCTTCAGCACTCCACTCAGCACGCGCAACAGCGTGGACTTGCCGCTGCCGTTCGGTCCCAGCAGCCCCACAAACTCCCCGCGCTGCAGGCACAGCCCCACGCCCTTCAGCACAGTGTTCGTGCCGTAGCCTGCCCAGATGTCTTGCGCCCGAATCACCTCGTCGCCCATCATGGCCTCGTTTGACAACCGCTTCCCCTTGTGCTATGCTGCCGTACTTTGATGAAAGGAGGGAACACCCTGATGCCACGCGCTTCAGTCCTTTACACGCTGATGTGCGCTTTCTCCTTCACACTGTGCCTCTCTGCGACCTATGCTCAGTATACCATTATCGATCTGGGCGCGATTACCGCCAACGGGCAGAGCCGCGGCTATGCCATCAATAACAAGGGGGAGGTCGCAGGCTGGTCGGACGGGCGCGCTTTCTTCTGGACGCAAGGCGTGATGATAGACCTCGGCACGCTGGGTGGTAGCGGCAGCGAGGCGCGCGCCGTCAACGACGCCGGACAGGTGGTCGGCTGGAGCGATACCCTGCAGGCGCGTCATGCCTTCATCTGGCGCGACCTCAACGGCAACCGTCGTGCCGATCCAGGCGAGATGGTGGACCTGCGCCCCATCCCCAGCACCTGGCAGGGCAGGGCGTACGGCATTAATAACGCCGGGCACGTGGCAGGCTGGTCCGCCATCAACCCCGACGGCGTCTACCATGCCTTCCGCTGGAGCTACAACGCCGGCGGCTGGTGGGACTGGTTCGACCTCGGCAACATCAGCGGCAACCCGGACGAAATCAGCATCGCCAATGCCATCAACAATCGCGGGCAGGTGGTAGGTGGTTCCGGAGCGGCGGGGAGCCGTCGCGCCTTCCGCACGCAGCCGTACAGTCCCATCAACCCGCTGACCGACGCCCTGCCCTACTTGCCCGGCGGCACCACGGCGGAATCCTTCGCCGTCAACGACCGCGGGCAGGTAGTGGGCTCGTCCAACACGCGCGTCGGAACCACTACCCTCA from Bacillota bacterium carries:
- a CDS encoding heme ABC transporter ATP-binding protein, translated to MSNEAMMGDEVIRAQDIWAGYGTNTVLKGVGLCLQRGEFVGLLGPNGSGKSTLLRVLSGVLKPTRGEVWLDGQPLSRLRAKEVARRLAFVPQREEVAFGFSAWEVVLLGRAPYIGWWGKERAEDVQAAQRAMERTDCAALSERAFSSLSGGERQRVVLARGLAQETSLLLLDEPLTHLDVAHQVGTLSLLRQLNREEGLTVLAALHDINLASEFCDRLLVLRQGQLVAEGTPSEVITPSLLARVFGLEAWVRVNPVTGRPHVLPRPRQHVEAGAGNGRRVHVVCGGGTGAAWMGALVRAGWHVSVGVVHLLDSDEELAQELGAEVISEAPFTPISEESLQLLRDAMAKAEAIVVAPVAFGHGNLANLQAVVEAQGAGRRVLLADCDWQERDFTGGQALRLIEQLQANGAQRVGSPEEAVARLGDEAPMA